The following DNA comes from Erigeron canadensis isolate Cc75 chromosome 3, C_canadensis_v1, whole genome shotgun sequence.
CggatatttctatttttaaatgcAAGGTTACCATTAAAAAATGATATAGGAGATATGCCATATAAAACCCCTAAGTATTTGCAACATATATTGTAGGGAATCCTCAATATTCAACAAAGGTTAATCAAGAAATCCCTAAAGTTGAGGAGCGAAAGGAAATCAAGaacaaaaggaaaaagagaatGGAATAATGATAGAAATTAATAGAGAtggaaaaaagaaattaaaagtaGTATGGAGGATGAAAGGGATGGGGATTTGAGGGTACCTTTAATCTCCTCCCTCTTCTTCATTTTGGTATTCGCAGGCGgtattttattaacattttatGTATTTGCTCCAAGCATTTCCCAGCCATGGTTTCCTATGATTGCGTTTCTTTTGATTGGTTCACCTTGGGTGTTTTGGTTGTTAACCTATTTGTACACGTGCTTTAAGGGTTGTTGTGGTAGAGCAATACCGTATTCCTATGATCATCAGGTTTCAAGGCGTGTGGTTCATCCTCATCCAGTAACCCCTAGGCATAGTGTTGTGCCTAATCAAGCAAAGGCTATGAGTAGATCGAGGTCCACAGATGTTTCACCAAAGGCAAGCTGTTCGAGCAATGTAGGTTCAAGGCATGTGCATTTTggggaggtggtggtggtagaaAGCGATGGAAGCAAGGTTGTCCATGAGGTGGATTCCTGGACGAATTCAACCAAAGCAATAGAAATTGATGAGCCATATTTAAATGAATCTTGACATATTATAAATAggttctatatatattttaattagtttaccTTTGATCGTGCACATAGTTACTAATGTAGAATTGTGTTTGTAGTTAGAAAGTTGTCTCAATTTTAAACatgatttgttaaaatttattaagataatcaTAGCTTCATAATTACAATGTGATCAAACGCATCATATATGCCTTCTAAAAGATGAGATCAATAAGAAAAACCTTGTGTACATGTTTGTTTTCGTATCAAATGCGATTGTTACTTTTATTACAGTCTCTAGCTCATGACTAAACCTGCGCTTGTTACATGGCTAAGAACACCATTCATGTTTTAGGCCCCAATAACAACTTTAGATAACCAACTTTGTACACACATCATTGTAGGTTCATGTTCAAGTATATTGATAAGTAAGTCTAATTAACATATGTTCAAATATGAGTTCGCTTTTCATATTCATTAATTGGATTATTCATCAAATAACAACTTTAGATATGATAACCAACTTATCTCCCGCAACTACATATTGTAACTAGTCTTATTTAGCATTTAATTTGATTCCATATACGATTTCACTGTGATGTTGAAGTGCTCC
Coding sequences within:
- the LOC122592183 gene encoding uncharacterized protein LOC122592183, translated to MEDERDGDLRVPLISSLFFILVFAGGILLTFYVFAPSISQPWFPMIAFLLIGSPWVFWLLTYLYTCFKGCCGRAIPYSYDHQVSRRVVHPHPVTPRHSVVPNQAKAMSRSRSTDVSPKASCSSNVGSRHVHFGEVVVVESDGSKVVHEVDSWTNSTKAIEIDEPYLNES